The Agromyces sp. LHK192 genome includes a window with the following:
- a CDS encoding carbohydrate ABC transporter permease, protein MRRRAAGAGLVFLLPALVLFGYFAWWPIVQSAILAFQRTNLVDAAEWVGWANFEQLFADPLLPTAALNTLWFTALSMLIGLPLPLLVAVAMSELRRGGALARVLAYLPVVIPPVVSVLLWKVFFAPGENGVVNAALGLVGLGPFPWLQSPELAMPSLVVVATWSGAGTAILIYLAALTGVATELYEAAELDGASVWRRIWHVTLPQMRGVILVLLLLQIIGALQVFTEPYVMTDGGPANATVTVLLMIYRYAFLFGNFGVASALSILLALVLVVVSAVYLRLTRSWSSS, encoded by the coding sequence ATGCGCCGTCGCGCAGCCGGTGCCGGACTCGTCTTCCTGCTGCCGGCGTTGGTGCTGTTCGGGTACTTCGCCTGGTGGCCGATCGTGCAGAGCGCGATCCTCGCCTTCCAGCGGACGAACCTCGTCGACGCCGCGGAATGGGTGGGCTGGGCCAACTTCGAACAACTGTTCGCCGACCCGCTCCTGCCCACGGCCGCCCTGAACACCCTCTGGTTCACCGCGCTCTCGATGCTGATCGGGCTTCCCCTCCCACTCCTCGTCGCCGTCGCGATGTCCGAACTCCGCCGTGGCGGCGCGCTCGCCCGGGTGCTCGCCTACCTCCCGGTCGTCATCCCGCCGGTCGTCTCGGTACTGCTGTGGAAGGTGTTCTTCGCCCCGGGCGAGAACGGCGTCGTAAACGCCGCGCTCGGGCTCGTGGGCCTCGGGCCGTTCCCCTGGCTCCAGTCCCCGGAGCTCGCCATGCCCAGCCTCGTCGTCGTGGCGACCTGGTCGGGCGCCGGCACGGCGATCCTGATCTACCTCGCCGCGTTGACGGGCGTCGCCACCGAGCTCTACGAGGCGGCCGAGCTCGACGGGGCATCCGTCTGGCGACGCATCTGGCACGTGACCCTGCCGCAGATGCGGGGCGTCATCCTCGTGCTGCTCCTGCTCCAGATCATCGGCGCGCTGCAGGTGTTCACCGAGCCGTACGTGATGACCGACGGCGGTCCGGCGAACGCGACCGTGACCGTGCTGCTGATGATCTACCGCTACGCGTTCCTCTTCGGGAACTTCGGCGTCGCCTCGGCGCTGAGCATCCTGCTCGCCCTCGTGCTCGTCGTGGTGTCCGCCGTGTACCTCCGACTCACCCGATCCTGGAGCAGCTCGTGA
- a CDS encoding ABC transporter substrate-binding protein, producing the protein MHTRQRRIVGATAAIALVAGLAACAAPAGEEDDGVVVITVMGMPAATNTAALELFQQQVAEFEELNPDIRVVGSDVPWDAKTFAARLAGGSAPTLLRVPLTEPPSLIERGQVADIAAEASELDSFEELNPRVMAFLERDDAVYGLPEKSYAFGLVYNRALFEEAGLDPDQPPTTWDEVREAAKQISDATGKTGFGEISTNNSGGWHLTGYTYSNGGSMIEPGTDGAYTASFNDDAARDVLEWWKQTRWTDDSLGDNVLGKQEDMVAAFAAGEVGMWVSAPPDLYPQFINAGGDPEIYGAGAMPQGGADATLAGATVLMVNAKASAEERDAAVKWMDFRALRPNYDPEVAAAYAEVSAEDGLPVGVPVLPIFSEEKYAEIQEAIAEYVNVEVANFDPYVASLAAFEYVPEPLVASQEIYAALDPIVQAVLTDPNADIEQLLDDAEARVNTILEQAQG; encoded by the coding sequence ATGCACACACGACAGCGCCGCATCGTCGGCGCGACGGCAGCGATCGCCCTGGTCGCAGGCCTCGCCGCATGCGCGGCACCCGCCGGTGAGGAGGACGACGGCGTCGTCGTCATCACCGTGATGGGGATGCCGGCCGCGACCAACACCGCAGCGCTGGAACTCTTCCAGCAGCAGGTCGCCGAGTTCGAAGAGCTGAACCCCGACATCCGCGTCGTCGGATCCGATGTCCCGTGGGACGCCAAGACCTTCGCCGCACGCCTCGCCGGCGGCAGCGCACCCACGCTTCTGCGCGTCCCGCTGACCGAACCGCCCTCGCTCATCGAGCGAGGCCAGGTCGCCGACATCGCTGCCGAGGCATCCGAACTCGACAGCTTCGAGGAGCTGAACCCGCGCGTCATGGCATTCCTCGAACGCGACGACGCGGTCTACGGGCTCCCGGAGAAGAGCTACGCCTTCGGCCTCGTCTACAACCGCGCGCTCTTCGAGGAGGCGGGACTCGACCCGGATCAGCCTCCTACCACCTGGGACGAGGTGCGCGAGGCCGCGAAGCAGATCTCCGACGCGACCGGCAAGACCGGGTTCGGCGAGATCTCGACCAACAACAGCGGCGGATGGCACCTCACCGGCTACACCTACAGCAACGGCGGGAGCATGATCGAGCCGGGAACCGACGGTGCATACACCGCGTCGTTCAACGACGACGCCGCTCGCGACGTGCTCGAATGGTGGAAGCAGACCCGGTGGACCGACGACTCGCTGGGCGACAACGTCCTCGGCAAGCAGGAGGACATGGTCGCGGCGTTCGCCGCAGGCGAGGTCGGCATGTGGGTCTCGGCGCCGCCGGACCTCTACCCGCAGTTCATCAACGCCGGCGGCGACCCCGAGATCTACGGGGCGGGCGCCATGCCGCAGGGCGGCGCCGACGCCACCCTCGCCGGGGCGACCGTGCTCATGGTCAACGCCAAGGCCAGCGCGGAGGAACGCGACGCCGCCGTGAAGTGGATGGACTTCCGGGCGCTGCGTCCGAACTACGACCCCGAGGTCGCCGCAGCCTACGCCGAGGTCTCCGCCGAGGACGGCCTGCCCGTCGGCGTCCCCGTGCTGCCGATCTTCAGCGAGGAGAAGTACGCCGAGATCCAGGAGGCCATCGCCGAGTACGTCAACGTCGAGGTCGCGAACTTCGACCCGTACGTGGCGTCCCTGGCCGCCTTCGAGTACGTGCCCGAACCGCTCGTCGCCTCGCAGGAGATCTACGCGGCACTCGACCCCATCGTGCAAGCGGTGCTCACCGACCCGAACGCGGACATCGAGCAGCTGCTCGACGACGCGGAGGCGCGGGTGAACACCATCCTGGAGCAGGCGCAGGGATGA
- a CDS encoding substrate-binding domain-containing protein: MLAAERRARILARAQEDGAVQIARLVEELGVSHVTIRRDLDALVDERVLDKVRGGAMLRPGGEDAGSQHPAQFDGTIGVLVPTSYYYRHVASGVAETLRARGGEMQLVVSEYDADAEARLLDELVRDAVAGILFAPSIQLDDDGAALRRRLAELPVPVVLIERRLPGGGLGGCSSVRTAHELGAAGAAEHLIGLGHRRLAIVSRGRTQSADFVRSGWHDALRRAGLDDDALVLGADELGLGPSWPAGGVEAVLERIREHEATALFCHGDENSLLALMQRARGLGLSVPDDLSIIAYDDEISALADPPLSAVAPDRARVGALATGMLLDRISDASDAPVVHAQVEPRLNIRASTAPPRR, translated from the coding sequence ATGCTCGCCGCCGAACGCCGTGCCCGCATCCTCGCACGTGCGCAGGAGGACGGCGCCGTGCAGATCGCCCGCCTGGTCGAGGAGCTCGGCGTCTCGCACGTCACCATCCGCCGCGACCTCGACGCACTCGTGGACGAACGCGTGCTCGACAAGGTGCGCGGCGGTGCGATGCTCCGTCCCGGCGGCGAGGACGCCGGCTCCCAGCACCCGGCGCAATTCGACGGAACGATCGGCGTCCTCGTCCCGACGTCGTACTACTACCGCCACGTCGCCTCGGGCGTGGCGGAGACGCTTCGGGCCCGCGGCGGTGAGATGCAGCTCGTCGTCTCGGAGTACGACGCGGACGCCGAGGCCCGCCTGCTGGACGAGCTCGTCCGCGACGCGGTCGCCGGGATCCTCTTCGCGCCCTCGATCCAGCTCGACGACGACGGCGCCGCACTCCGCCGGCGACTCGCCGAGCTCCCCGTGCCGGTCGTGCTCATCGAACGCCGCCTCCCGGGCGGTGGACTCGGCGGGTGCTCGTCGGTTCGGACCGCGCACGAACTCGGCGCGGCAGGGGCCGCCGAGCACCTCATCGGGCTCGGCCACCGCAGGCTCGCGATCGTCAGCCGCGGCCGCACGCAGAGCGCGGACTTCGTGCGGAGCGGCTGGCACGATGCCCTCCGCCGCGCCGGCCTCGACGACGATGCGCTGGTGCTCGGCGCGGACGAGCTCGGACTCGGTCCGAGTTGGCCGGCCGGCGGGGTCGAAGCCGTGCTCGAGCGCATCCGCGAGCACGAGGCGACCGCGCTGTTCTGCCACGGCGACGAGAACTCGCTCCTCGCGCTCATGCAGCGCGCCCGCGGGCTCGGACTCTCCGTCCCCGACGACCTGTCGATCATCGCCTACGACGACGAGATCTCGGCGCTCGCGGATCCGCCGCTGTCCGCGGTCGCCCCGGACCGGGCCCGGGTCGGAGCGCTCGCGACCGGCATGCTGCTCGACCGGATCTCCGACGCATCCGACGCCCCGGTCGTGCACGCCCAGGTCGAGCCGCGGCTGAACATCCGCGCCTCCACCGCGCCGCCCCGCCGATGA
- a CDS encoding hydroxyacid dehydrogenase — protein sequence MTISPVAATPAGSPGIARRPRGLVVMGSTHFGDLFDASRLARLRTLADIRGPLPGARFDAPGAAAELAAAEILVTGWGSPPLTEQVLAAAPNLRAVFYAGGSVKHHVHASGWERGLIVTSAATANATPVAEFALATILLEGKRTRQYVEGYRIHRDGDDRWRRAIAPTVNLGGTVGIVGLSRVGRRLAELLRPFDFEVLAADPTTDAPQAAALGVELVPLDDLLRRSDIVSLHAPELPETRGLIDRRRLGLLRDDAVLVNTARGALVDTDALVDACRHGRIRAVLDVTEPEPLPASSPLYDLPAVQLTPHIAGAMHGETHRLADSTLDDLERYAAGLPLHWAVDAAGLDLLA from the coding sequence ATGACGATCAGCCCAGTCGCCGCAACCCCGGCAGGCTCCCCAGGCATCGCCCGTCGGCCCCGCGGCCTCGTGGTCATGGGCTCGACGCACTTCGGCGACCTGTTCGACGCGAGCCGTCTCGCGCGCCTCCGCACGCTCGCCGACATCCGCGGACCGCTGCCCGGCGCCCGATTCGACGCCCCCGGCGCCGCCGCCGAGCTGGCAGCCGCCGAGATCCTCGTCACGGGATGGGGTTCGCCTCCGCTCACCGAGCAGGTGCTCGCGGCGGCACCGAACCTCCGCGCCGTCTTCTACGCGGGGGGCTCGGTGAAGCACCACGTCCACGCGTCCGGCTGGGAGCGCGGACTCATCGTCACCTCCGCCGCGACCGCGAACGCGACACCGGTCGCCGAGTTCGCCCTCGCCACGATCCTCCTCGAGGGCAAGCGCACGCGACAGTACGTCGAGGGCTACCGCATCCATCGCGACGGCGACGACCGCTGGCGGCGCGCGATCGCCCCGACCGTCAACCTGGGCGGAACCGTCGGCATCGTCGGGCTCTCCCGGGTCGGACGGCGACTCGCCGAACTGCTGCGCCCCTTCGACTTCGAGGTGCTCGCGGCCGACCCGACGACGGACGCGCCGCAGGCGGCGGCCCTCGGCGTCGAGCTCGTACCGCTCGACGACCTGCTGCGACGCTCGGACATCGTGAGCCTGCACGCGCCCGAACTCCCCGAGACTCGCGGGCTCATCGACCGGCGGAGGCTCGGCCTGCTGCGCGACGACGCCGTGCTCGTGAACACCGCACGTGGGGCGCTCGTCGACACGGACGCGCTCGTCGACGCGTGCCGCCACGGGCGGATCCGCGCCGTGCTCGACGTCACCGAGCCCGAGCCGCTGCCGGCGTCCTCGCCGCTGTACGACCTGCCCGCGGTGCAGCTGACCCCGCACATCGCCGGGGCCATGCACGGCGAGACCCACCGGCTCGCGGACTCCACGCTGGACGACCTCGAGCGGTACGCCGCGGGCCTGCCGCTGCACTGGGCCGTCGATGCTGCCGGGTTGGACCTCCTGGCGTGA